The following are encoded in a window of Panicum virgatum strain AP13 chromosome 5N, P.virgatum_v5, whole genome shotgun sequence genomic DNA:
- the LOC120676648 gene encoding uncharacterized protein LOC120676648, with protein MAKFLAILAFVVAISILGSQAEDCEQDLSSLVRECKQYVMFPANPKMPPSDGCCGVVQKVNIPCLCAKVTKEIEKVVCVEKVVYVADKCKRPFSHGFKCGSYTVPAAK; from the exons ATGGCGAAATTCCTCGCAATCCTTGCTTTTGTAGTAGCCATATCCATACTGGGCAGCCAGGCTGAGGATTGCGAACAAGACCTCTCAAGCCTGGTGAGAGAATGCAAGCAATATGTGATGTTCCCCGCGAACCCAAAGATGCCTCCTTCAGATGGCTGCTGTGGTGTGGTCCAAAAGGTGAATATTCCGTGCCTGTGCGCCAAGGTCACCAAGGAGATTGAGAAGGTGGTGTGCGTGGAGAAGGTTGTGTATGTTGCCGACAAATGCAAGAGGCCATTTTCCCATGGCTTCAAGTGCGGAA GCTACACAGTTCCAGCAGCAAAATGA
- the LOC120672430 gene encoding DNA-(apurinic or apyrimidinic site) endonuclease, chloroplastic-like → MREGEAPAVPTARRAPPPPPPWEALPLVAPFLDATSLAAASCVSTSWHAAFAADYLWARLCAQHYPSALGLLRHLPETASGRQQRSSSSSPHRRLFALFRSASNRCRALPAPRLALADVAFAVDISTAGGESIVSFAVAAAEAGGVKNAAGLFLFGVDLSARSAAIGPGEWRVRWTAVRTGDRWDGGAPAAVLMMDAKVPAARTAGAVRFGGRGEAGVAARLPAPGCGGQRLEAEVVVELAGEERVVEKVRLGVMCECRCGLRGANFSSRKSVLTNLNFMMDGMRATYSRRAVSKKTEIKNDEKSVIEEEDAAGSDLEMERVRSDPSQLQSMTVKELRELTRRMGVSGKGTKKDLVSALMDSLGVEGNGKGGKSSSELVSPSEEPLKRKSGASVVVEQKLESSEVISETPSNKRSRTKQKLIKTTTLEENSVSNGKINKTSVQKETLVVKGAVPKAGLSPNDNSEPWTVLVHKKPQAGWIPYNPKTMRPPPLSKATRALKILSWNVNGLKALLKSRGFSVQQLAEREDFDVLCLQETKMQEKDVEVIKDTLLDGYTNSFWTCSVSKLGYSGTAIISRVKPLSIKYGLGVPDHDTEGRVVTVEFDDFYLLTAYVPNSGDGLRRLTYRVTEWDPSLGNYMKELEKSKPVILTGDLNCAHQEIDIHDPAGNRKSAGFTNEERESFETNFLSKGFVDMFRKQHPNVVAYSYWGYRHNGRKTNKGWRLDYFLVSESIAEKVHDSYILPDISASDHSPLGLVLKL, encoded by the exons atgcgcgagggcgaggcgcCGGCAGTGccgacggcgcggcgggcgccgccgccgcctcccccgtgGGAGGCGCTGCCCCTCGTCGCGCCGTTCCTCGACGCCACGTcgctggcggcggcctcctgcGTCTCCACGTCGTGGCACGCCGCCTTCGCGGCCGACTACCTCTGGGCGCGGCTCTGCGCGCAGCACTACCCCTCCGCGCtcggcctcctccgccacctccccgAGACCGCCAGCGGCCGGCAGCAgcgctcctcctcatcctccccgCACCGCCGCCTCTTCGCGCTGTTCCGGTCCGCGTCCAACCGCTGCCGCGCGCTGCCGGCCCcgcgcctcgccctcgccgacgTCGCCTTCGCCGTCGACATCTCCACGGCCGGGGGCGAGAGCATCGTCTCcttcgcggtcgccgccgccgaggccggtgGCGTCAAGAACGCCGCGGGGCTGTTCCTGTTCGGGGTCGACCTGAGCGCCCGGAGCGCGGCGATCGGGCCGGGCGAGTGGCGCGTCCGGTGGACGGCGGTGCGGACGGGTGACCGttgggacggcggcgcgcccgcggcggTCTTGATGATGGACGCCaaggtgccggcggcgaggacggcgggcGCTGTCCGCTTCGGCGGTAGAGGGGAGGCCGGGGTCGCGGCGAGGCTGCCCGCGCCGGGCTGCGGGGGCCAGAGGCTGGAGGCGGAGGTGGTCGTGGAGCTGGCCGGGGAGGAGAGGGTGGTCGAGAAGGTGAGGCTCGGAGTGATGTGCGAGTGCCG CTGTGGGCTCCGAGGTGCGAATTTTAGTTCCAGAAAGTCCGTGCTGACAAATCTGAACTTCATGATGGACGGAATGCGAGCTACATATTCACGCAGAGCTGTCTCTAAGAAAACTGAGATCAAGAATGATGAGAAGTCAGTCATAGAGGAG GAAGATGCTGCTGGAAGTGATTTGGAGATGGAGCGAGTGAGGAGTGACCCTAGCCAGCTCCAATCAATGACGGTGAAAGAGCTCAGGGAGCTTACAAG GAGGATGGGTGTTTCTGGGAAAGGCACCAAGAAAGATTTAGTATCAGCACTGATGGATTCTCTAGGGGTGGAAGGAAATG GTAAAGGGGGGAAGTCATCTTCTGAGCTGGTTAGCCCCTCGGAGGAACctttaaaaagaaaaagtggTGCTTCAGTTGTGGTTGAACAAAAACTAGAAAGTTCTGAGGTTATATCTGAAACTCCTAGCAATAAAAGAAGTAGAACAAAACAGAAGTTAATCAAGACCACTACTCTTGAGGAGAATTCTGTGAGTAATGGCAAGATTAATAAGACTTCAGTCCAGAAGGAAACACTTGTTG TTAAAGGGGCCGTTCCTAAGGCAGGATTAAGTCCTAATGACAATTCAGAACCTTGGACTGTACTTGTACATAAGAAACCACAAGCCGGGTGGATTCCTTACAACCCTAAGACTATGAGGCCTCCACCTCTAAGCAAGGCTACACGGGCTCTGAAGATTCTGTCATGGAATGTCAATGGATTGAAAGCATTGCTCAAATCAAGAGGCTTCTCTGTGCAGCAGTTAGCAGAGAGGGAGGACTTTGATGTGCTATGCCTACAAGAGACAAAAATGCAG GAGAAGGATGTTGAAGTTATTAAGGATACTCTGCTTGATGGATACACAAATAGTTTCTGGACATGCAGTGTGTCAAAGCTTGGCTATTCAGGAACAGCAATAATTTCACGA GTGAAACCCCTCTCGATCAAGTACGGGCTTGGTGTACCAGACCATGATACTGAAGGGAGGGTTGTGACTGTGGAATTTGATGACTTCTACTTGCTAACTGCTTATGTGCCGAATTCTGGTGATGGTCTAAGAAGACTG ACTTACAGGGTCACAGAGTGGGATCCATCCCTTGGTAACTACATGAAA GAATTGGAAAAATCAAAGCCTGTCATACTAACTGGTGATCTTAACTGTGCCCATCAGGAGATTGATATCCACGATCCTGCT GGCAATCGTAAAAGTGCTGGCTTCACAAACGAAGAAAGAGAATCATTTGAGACTAACTTTTTGTCCAAAGGATTTGTTGACATGTTTCGGAAACAGCATCCCAATGTTGTTGCATATAGTTATTGGGGTTACAGGCATAATGGCCGTAAAACAAATAAAG GTTGGCGCCTGGATTACTTTCTTGTGTCGGAGTCTATTGCGGAAAAGGTGCACGATTCATATATTCTTCCGGACATCTCTGCCAGTGATCACAGCCCCCTTGGCCTCGTACTGAAGCTCTAG
- the LOC120672429 gene encoding DNA-(apurinic or apyrimidinic site) endonuclease, chloroplastic-like gives MSKAVSQRGYHTRSNEPWARLSHREKKPGWFAYNPRTMRPPPLSSDTNSMKILSWNVNGLQTAVDSGFSADQLATRENFDVLCLQETHLQERNVNAFKNLIQIQDFDNSYWSCSVTRLNYSGTAVISRVKPISVQYGLGTPEHDQEGRVITLEFDDFYLINAYVPNSGRGLQRLNYRVNDWDLCFSDFIKKLECSKPVIVAGDLNCARQSIDIHNPQAKTEAAGFTIEERESFEENFSSKGLVDTFRKQHPNAVAYTFWGDNQRISNKGWRLDYFLASESIADKVHDSYILPDVSFSDHSPIGLVLKLQALMRLSTED, from the exons ATGAGCAAGGCAGTTTCTCAGCGTGGATATCATACCCGGAGCAATGAGCCCTGGGCTCGCCTTTCCCATAGAGAGAAGAAACCGGGATGGTTTGCGTATAATCCAAGGACCATGAGGCCTCCACCACTTAGCAGTGATACCAATTCTATGAAGATTCTGTCCTGGAATGTTAATGGACTGCAAACTGCTGTAGATTCAGGATTTTCTGCTGATCAACTGGCTACTAGGGAGAACTTTGACGTTCTATGTCTTCAAGAGACACACTTGCAG GAGCGCAATGTCAACGCTTTTAAGAATCTGATACAAATACAAGACTTCGATAACAGCTATTGGTCTTGCAGTGTCACAAGGCTCAATTACTCAGGAACTGCAGTGATTTCAAGG GTAAAACCAATCTCTGTCCAATATGGACTTGGCACACCAGAGCATGATCAGGAAGGCAGGGTTATtactttggagtttgatgattTTTACTTGATCAATGCTTACGTGCCAAATTCTGGCCGTGGTTTACAGAGATTG AATTACAGGGTTAATGATTGGGATTTATGCTTCAGTGACTTCATAAAG AAACTGGAATGTTCCAAACCAGTAATTGTTGCTGGTGATCTCAACTGTGCTCGCCAAAGTATTGACATTCACAATCCTCAA GCAAAAACTGAGGCTGCAGGTTTCACAATTGAAGAGAGGGAGTCATTTGAGGAGAACTTTTCTAGCAAAGGCCTTGTTGATACTTTCCGGAAACAACACCCGAATGCTGTGGCCTACACCTTCTGGGGTGACAACCAGCGCATTAGCAACAAAG GCTGGAGATTGGATTACTTTCTTGCGTCAGAATCCATCGCCGACAAGGTCCATGATTCGTACATCCTACCAGATGTATCGTTCAGCGACCATAGTCCAATTGGCCTTGTGCTGAAGCTGCAGGCGCTGATGCGTCTCTCAACTGAAGACTAA
- the LOC120674271 gene encoding uncharacterized protein LOC120674271 isoform X1: MAERRPIYREPGKPRRPPRSHGGGNFSVPLWEKKFCTDACAIPWAKLCETKRLMSLYKNVVDWEDSAALEAFNDAKARFCAVYHGQHCDIPLPDPAMYIDTVNPDEHVDPELVADLEKSRRRVPRKDNGIPDVWDSFIFSDKPVPVTGWGDTETSNTAGQQHSVYWDSHYEQPEEANCKQTSGNWDYYVEQPAQTFLEQSTGNWDVYEEQQDQTRSWREQTNPCIANWNMRDGSQDTLKHDYGWGSAATQTDPWDNHQDSYGVPDGQGVSYGHWTHWRRRNNESSRSSKNRDRGGPISAKPMKSKYQADEHSGVHNSWRHCRVRNDMHYYSYEQAGYAKQSLAM; the protein is encoded by the coding sequence GCGGGGGAAATTTCTCAGTTCCACTGTGGGAGAAGAAATTTTGCACCGATGCATGCGCCATCCCCTGGGCTAAACTGTGTGAGACCAAGAGATTGATGTCTCTGTACAAAAATGTTGTGGATTGGGAGGACTCAGCTGCATTAGAAGCCTTCAATGATGCAAAGGCGCGCTTCTGTGCTGTATATCATGGTCAACATTGTGATATCCCTTTGCCTGACCCAGCCATGTATATCGATACAGTTAACCCAGATGAACATGTTGATCCTGAATTGGTGGCTGATCTGGAGAAGTCACGCCGTCGTGTCCCAAGAAAAGATAACGGTATTCCTGATGTCTGGGACTCCTTTATTTTCTCAGACAAGCCAGTTCCGGTTACAGGATGGGGTGACACGGAGACGAGCAATACTGCCGGCCAGCAACACTCTGTATACTGGGACAGTCATTATGAGCAGCCTGAGGAAGCAAATTGTAAGCAAACCTCGGGAAATTGGGACTATTATGTTGAGCAGCCCGCTCAAACATTTCTTGAGCAAAGCACCGGTAATTGGGACGTGTATGAGGAACAGCAAGATCAAACCAGAAGCTGGAGGGAGCAGACCAATCCCTGCATCGCCAACTGGAACATGAGAGATGGCTCCCAGGATACATTGAAACATGATTACGGCTGGGGTTCTGCAGCCACTCAGACTGATCCATGGGACAACCATCAAGACAGCTATGGTGTGCCTGATGGCCAGGGCGTGTCATATGGACACTGGACTCACTGGAGAAGGCGGAACAATGAGTCAAGCAGGAGCAGCAAGAACAGAGATAGAGGAGGCCCCATCAGTGCTAAGCCGATGAAATCAAAGTACCAGGCAGATGAGCACAGTGGTGTGCATAATAGCTGGAGGCACTGCCGGGTAAGAAATGACATGCATTATTACTCTTATGAGCAAGCTGGTTACGCTAAGCAGTCACTAGCTATGTAA
- the LOC120674271 gene encoding uncharacterized protein LOC120674271 isoform X2 — translation MSLYKNVVDWEDSAALEAFNDAKARFCAVYHGQHCDIPLPDPAMYIDTVNPDEHVDPELVADLEKSRRRVPRKDNGIPDVWDSFIFSDKPVPVTGWGDTETSNTAGQQHSVYWDSHYEQPEEANCKQTSGNWDYYVEQPAQTFLEQSTGNWDVYEEQQDQTRSWREQTNPCIANWNMRDGSQDTLKHDYGWGSAATQTDPWDNHQDSYGVPDGQGVSYGHWTHWRRRNNESSRSSKNRDRGGPISAKPMKSKYQADEHSGVHNSWRHCRVRNDMHYYSYEQAGYAKQSLAM, via the coding sequence ATGTCTCTGTACAAAAATGTTGTGGATTGGGAGGACTCAGCTGCATTAGAAGCCTTCAATGATGCAAAGGCGCGCTTCTGTGCTGTATATCATGGTCAACATTGTGATATCCCTTTGCCTGACCCAGCCATGTATATCGATACAGTTAACCCAGATGAACATGTTGATCCTGAATTGGTGGCTGATCTGGAGAAGTCACGCCGTCGTGTCCCAAGAAAAGATAACGGTATTCCTGATGTCTGGGACTCCTTTATTTTCTCAGACAAGCCAGTTCCGGTTACAGGATGGGGTGACACGGAGACGAGCAATACTGCCGGCCAGCAACACTCTGTATACTGGGACAGTCATTATGAGCAGCCTGAGGAAGCAAATTGTAAGCAAACCTCGGGAAATTGGGACTATTATGTTGAGCAGCCCGCTCAAACATTTCTTGAGCAAAGCACCGGTAATTGGGACGTGTATGAGGAACAGCAAGATCAAACCAGAAGCTGGAGGGAGCAGACCAATCCCTGCATCGCCAACTGGAACATGAGAGATGGCTCCCAGGATACATTGAAACATGATTACGGCTGGGGTTCTGCAGCCACTCAGACTGATCCATGGGACAACCATCAAGACAGCTATGGTGTGCCTGATGGCCAGGGCGTGTCATATGGACACTGGACTCACTGGAGAAGGCGGAACAATGAGTCAAGCAGGAGCAGCAAGAACAGAGATAGAGGAGGCCCCATCAGTGCTAAGCCGATGAAATCAAAGTACCAGGCAGATGAGCACAGTGGTGTGCATAATAGCTGGAGGCACTGCCGGGTAAGAAATGACATGCATTATTACTCTTATGAGCAAGCTGGTTACGCTAAGCAGTCACTAGCTATGTAA